From a single Arachis hypogaea cultivar Tifrunner chromosome 3, arahy.Tifrunner.gnm2.J5K5, whole genome shotgun sequence genomic region:
- the LOC140183599 gene encoding uncharacterized protein: protein MANNMGPNIMAFTLTEGQSNNRPPYFNGSIYSYWKERMRIFVQSIDYNIWKIILNGPDVSTKQNSDEEVVAKEDSEWIEEEKNKVELNVKAINLMHYAISFEEYRKVSSMKEDESIDQMFERLSIIINNLDAMGRSYSEETLVRKILRSLTKKWKVKSTAISERNDLIKITYDELRGKLLAYETTHMSQDKDDKKKSKNEKITEIQKQRQRKFFKKDQAKFTCHHCKEPCHFKTDCPQLKKGKKSKKDKKKVMMATWEDLENDTSSENSDQEAQLCLMADHDDEDEVDLSDIYIDELHYIIKDITVTFKKLLDNYVKCKKDNEALRAENDSLLEKVKETEACDENSLKEENNVLRAKLNKFKLKHMVTASTDLIAKNKKLNEQIKNLNEDLARFVQDGLKHNLLSISQLCDLGYAVTFRKSDCRVINEKTGVVLFVAKRSDNVYGLTLDDLKIQNAEPVNTACYVLNQTLIRKFLKKTPYEFWKGHPPNLSYFHVFGCKCFILNIKENLGKFDPKTHESIFLCYSTYSKAYRVYNKNSKTVEKTMHVTFCESNSVPSVCIDDSPGFEAELPRNIESVPQNTSSQDTTPVSSKNIISAGDNLELSLVAVENIDAEAIVDQEEPESSTQTRRPRE from the exons atgGCTAACAATATGGGTCCGAACATCATGGCCTTCACTCTCACTGAAGGGCAGTCAAATAATAGACCTCCTTACTTCAATGGCAGCATCTATTCGTactggaaagagagaatgagaatCTTCGTGCAGTCAATCGACTACAACATTTGGAAGATCATCCTTAATGGACCAGACGTTTCCACTAAGCAAAATTCTGATGAAGAAGTTGTGGCAAAAGAAGACAGCGAGTGGATAGAGGAAGAAAAGAATAAGGTTGAACTCAATGTAAAGGCAATCAATCTAATGCACTATGCAATCAGTTTTGAAGAATATAGAAAAGTCTCAAG catgaaggaggATGAGAGCATCGATCAAATGTTTGAGAGGCTCTCAATAATCATTAACAATCTGGATGCCATGGGAAGGAGCTATTCTGAAGAAACCTTAGTAAGGAAGATCCTGAGGAGTCTTACTAAGAAATGGAAAGTAAAAAGTACAGCCATCTCTGAAAGGAATGATTTGATCAAAATCACCTATGATGAGCTAAGAGGCAAGCTGCTGGCCTATGAAACTACTCACATGTCTCAAGACAAagatgacaaaaagaaaagt aaaaatgagaagattACTGAGATTCAAAAGCAAAGACAAAGGAAGTTCTTCAAGAAAGATCAAGCCAAGTTCACATGCCACCACTGCAAGGAACCATGTCACTTTAAGACAGATTGCCCTCAACTAAAGAAAGgcaaaaaatccaagaaagacaAGAAGAAAGTGATGATGGCAACATGGGAGGACTTGGAGAACGACACTAGTTCAGAGAACTCAGATCAAGAGGCTCAGCTATGCCTGATGGCTGATCACGATGATGAAGATGAGGTAGATCTCTCTGACATATATATTGATGAATTGCACTATATTATCAAAGACATTACTGTGACTTTTAAGAAACTCTTAGATAATTATGTTAAATGCAAGAAAGATAATGAGGCATTGAGAGCTGAAAATGATTCTCTATTGGAAAAGGTTAAGGAAACCGAAGCTTGTGATGAAAATTctttaaaagaagaaaacaatgtTTTAAGAGctaaattaaacaaattcaaactcaagcatATGGTCACTGCCTCCACTGATTtgattgctaaaaataaaaagctaaatgaacaaattaaaaacCTGAATGAAGACTTAGCAAGATTTGTTCAAG ATGGGTTAAAGCATAATCTATTAAgcataagtcaattgtgtgaccTTGGATATGCGGTAACCTTTAGGAAATCTGATTGTAGGGTCATTAATGAGAAAACAGGGGTTGTTTTATTTGTTGCCAAAAGAAGTGACAATGTTTATGGACTCACACTAGATGATCTTAAGATTCAAAAT GCTGAACCTGTGAATACAGCTTGCTATGTTTTGAATCAAACTCTCATAAGGAAGTTCTTGAAGAAAACTCCATATGAGTTTTGGAAAGGACATCCTCCCAATCTTAGTTATTTTCATGTGTTTGGTTGCAAATGTTTCATACTGAATATCAAAGAAAATTTAGGAAAATTTGATCCTAAAACACATGAAAGCATCTTTCTTTGTTATTCCACTTATAGCAAAGCATATAGAGTGTATAACAAGAACTCTAAAACTGTTGAGAAAACCATGCATGTCACGTTCTGTGAATCTAACTCTGTTCCTAGTGTTTGCATTGATGATAGTCCAGGTTTTGAAGCTGAGTTGCCCAGAAATATTGAGTCAGTGCCTCAAAATACAAGTTCTCAAGATACTACACCTGTTAGTAGCAAAAATATCATTTCTGCAGGAGACAATTTAGAATTATCTCTTGTTGCAGTAGAAAATATTGATGCAGAGGCCATTGTTGATCAAGAGGAACCTGAATCCTCAACCCAAACCAGAAGACCAAGAGAATGA